The uncultured Desulfuromonas sp. genome has a segment encoding these proteins:
- a CDS encoding DUF448 domain-containing protein: MSKQAHRPQRSCVVCRRSADQDELIRYVVAPDGRLVVDYQHKLPGRGAYTCFDKECITRAVKRRAFVRSMKNAQIDVDIDALIEELRHQVETRILNLIGMARKAGLVASGSQMVLASLKKTAEIAWVLLASDVTQNVGSKVRQQTARACIPLIECFDKATLGRALGLSERSVMALIKSPLAQTLNHELQRYRDVMGEF; this comes from the coding sequence GTGTCGAAGCAGGCGCATCGACCACAAAGAAGCTGTGTTGTTTGTCGACGCAGCGCGGATCAGGATGAACTGATTCGTTATGTTGTTGCCCCCGATGGGCGACTTGTGGTGGATTATCAACATAAGCTGCCGGGACGCGGTGCTTACACTTGCTTTGATAAAGAATGTATTACCCGGGCTGTAAAACGCCGCGCGTTTGTACGGTCCATGAAAAATGCTCAAATCGATGTTGACATCGACGCGCTGATCGAAGAACTCCGTCACCAGGTGGAAACACGGATTCTCAATTTGATCGGCATGGCACGAAAAGCCGGTCTGGTTGCCAGTGGCAGCCAGATGGTACTGGCATCTTTAAAAAAAACGGCAGAGATTGCCTGGGTGCTTCTGGCCAGTGATGTGACGCAAAATGTTGGTTCCAAGGTGCGGCAGCAAACCGCACGTGCCTGCATACCGTTGATTGAGTGTTTTGATAAAGCGACCTTGGGACGTGCGTTAGGCCTGTCGGAGCGCAGTGTCATGGCTCTGATAAAAAGTCCGCTGGCGCAAACATTAAATCACGAGCTGCAACGATATAGAGATGTAATGGGGGAATTCTGA
- the infB gene encoding translation initiation factor IF-2: MAKIRIYELAQRMGLENKELLERLQQAGIEAKSHMSVIDEDVVKSLDGKKEESATQEEPVFDEKRINTGLIRRRRKAEPPKPVEEPKPEPETEVEQPVAETPEPVAEVAAEVAEEPPVVEEPPESQPEQVEQQEAVVEETVVTEPPVKEAPKPEPTVAVTPEEVPETVVEEKPQPVKRKAATRNVAAIVASAAESKETVAKPSGGAKILGRVELPQSALRNEGGGRGKKGAPRPKPQGGGARPERKETTAAPARPAANRTPMEPNVPMEDASRDRGNRKKKKGKNNDYASNGAGREQRRRRDRMEVFEPDRGGKMRRPKKNQKMPKQTEITVPKAIKRKIRISDVITVGELAKRMGVKANDLIRELMRQGSMVTINHPLDYETAAILAADFNYEVENVAFDELSVLESDDLQEKGDGETGNLVERPAVVTIMGHVDHGKTSLLDAIRQANIADGEAGGITQHIGAYDVQVHDKTISFLDTPGHEAFTAMRSRGAQVTDIVILVVAADDGVMPQTKEAISHSKAAGVPMIVAVNKIDKPGANSERVKQELTEFEMVPEEWGGDTIFVEVSAKKRQNLDQLLEMILLQAEVLELKADPTKRCKGTIVEARLDKGRGAVATVLVQDGTLHVGDPIVAGLHFGRVRTMINDRGVTVKEAGPSIPVEVTGLQGVPDAGDTLHALENEKTAKEVAQHRQQKIRETELAKNSRLSLDQLYARIQEGNVEELKVIVKADVQGSVEAVKDSLSKLTTDSCRLTVVHTGVGGITESDVSLASASDAIIIGFSVRPEPKAAQLAEQENVDIRLYSIIYDAVNDIRDAMEGLLAPTLREKHLGRLEVRETFNVSKVGTIAGCMVIDGKIHRNAQVRLVRDSIVVWEGALNSLKRFKDDVKEVATGYECGIGLEKYNDIKVGDIIEAYEMEETKTEL; this comes from the coding sequence ATGGCAAAAATTAGAATCTACGAACTGGCACAGCGAATGGGTCTGGAAAATAAAGAATTGCTTGAACGTTTGCAGCAGGCAGGAATTGAGGCGAAAAGTCATATGAGCGTGATTGACGAGGATGTCGTGAAGTCTTTGGATGGGAAAAAAGAAGAATCAGCGACACAGGAAGAGCCTGTTTTCGATGAAAAGCGGATTAATACCGGATTGATTCGTCGACGTCGTAAAGCCGAGCCCCCGAAGCCGGTTGAAGAACCCAAACCGGAGCCGGAAACTGAGGTTGAACAACCTGTTGCTGAAACGCCTGAACCCGTTGCAGAAGTGGCTGCGGAAGTCGCAGAGGAGCCGCCGGTTGTTGAAGAACCCCCCGAATCTCAACCTGAACAGGTCGAGCAGCAAGAAGCGGTTGTCGAAGAAACGGTTGTGACGGAACCGCCGGTCAAAGAGGCGCCGAAGCCGGAACCGACTGTGGCAGTAACGCCGGAAGAGGTTCCTGAAACGGTTGTTGAGGAAAAACCGCAACCGGTTAAGCGTAAAGCCGCAACCCGTAATGTTGCAGCCATTGTTGCCTCAGCGGCAGAAAGTAAAGAAACGGTCGCCAAACCGAGCGGCGGCGCAAAAATTCTTGGTCGCGTCGAATTGCCCCAGTCCGCCCTGCGTAATGAAGGTGGTGGCCGTGGCAAAAAAGGGGCACCGCGTCCGAAACCGCAAGGTGGTGGTGCACGGCCTGAGCGCAAAGAAACAACGGCAGCCCCGGCCCGTCCGGCAGCGAATCGTACGCCGATGGAACCCAATGTTCCTATGGAAGATGCTTCACGTGATCGTGGCAACCGCAAGAAGAAAAAAGGCAAGAATAACGATTACGCCTCGAATGGCGCTGGGCGTGAGCAGCGGCGTCGCCGTGACCGCATGGAGGTTTTCGAGCCGGATCGTGGCGGTAAAATGCGGCGACCAAAGAAGAACCAGAAGATGCCCAAGCAAACCGAGATTACGGTGCCTAAGGCGATCAAACGTAAAATTCGTATCAGTGACGTGATCACGGTCGGCGAACTGGCCAAACGGATGGGTGTCAAAGCCAACGATCTGATTCGCGAATTGATGCGTCAGGGCAGTATGGTGACCATCAACCATCCCCTCGATTATGAAACCGCCGCGATTCTTGCCGCGGATTTCAACTATGAAGTTGAAAACGTCGCGTTTGACGAGTTGAGTGTTCTGGAAAGCGACGATCTGCAGGAAAAAGGCGATGGTGAAACCGGCAACCTGGTAGAGCGCCCAGCTGTCGTTACCATCATGGGTCACGTCGACCACGGTAAAACCAGTTTGCTTGACGCCATTCGCCAGGCGAATATCGCCGATGGTGAAGCCGGTGGTATTACCCAGCATATTGGTGCTTACGACGTTCAGGTGCATGACAAGACGATTTCGTTCCTCGATACTCCGGGCCATGAAGCGTTTACCGCCATGCGTTCACGTGGTGCCCAGGTGACGGATATCGTTATCCTGGTGGTTGCTGCTGATGACGGCGTCATGCCGCAAACCAAAGAGGCGATCAGCCACTCCAAAGCTGCCGGTGTGCCGATGATTGTTGCGGTGAATAAAATTGATAAGCCGGGTGCGAACTCCGAACGGGTCAAGCAAGAGCTGACCGAGTTTGAAATGGTTCCGGAAGAATGGGGCGGTGATACCATCTTTGTTGAAGTCTCGGCTAAAAAACGCCAGAACCTCGATCAATTGCTTGAGATGATTCTGCTGCAGGCTGAGGTGTTGGAACTGAAAGCCGATCCGACCAAGCGTTGCAAAGGCACCATTGTTGAAGCCCGTCTCGATAAGGGGCGTGGTGCGGTTGCGACGGTTCTTGTTCAGGACGGTACGTTGCATGTTGGTGATCCGATCGTTGCCGGGCTCCATTTCGGTCGCGTGCGGACCATGATCAATGACCGCGGTGTCACCGTTAAGGAAGCTGGGCCGTCGATTCCGGTTGAGGTCACAGGCTTGCAGGGCGTGCCTGATGCCGGTGACACCCTGCATGCTTTGGAAAACGAAAAAACCGCCAAGGAAGTGGCTCAGCACCGTCAGCAGAAGATTCGTGAGACGGAACTGGCCAAGAACAGTCGCCTGTCTCTGGATCAACTCTATGCGCGGATTCAGGAAGGTAACGTTGAAGAGCTCAAAGTTATCGTTAAGGCGGACGTCCAGGGTTCCGTGGAAGCGGTTAAAGATTCACTGAGCAAACTGACAACGGACAGCTGCCGTCTGACGGTCGTTCATACCGGTGTCGGCGGTATTACTGAAAGTGATGTATCGCTGGCTTCCGCTTCGGATGCCATCATCATCGGTTTCAGTGTACGTCCTGAGCCGAAAGCGGCGCAACTGGCCGAGCAGGAAAATGTTGATATCCGCCTTTACAGCATCATCTACGATGCGGTGAACGATATTCGTGATGCCATGGAAGGACTGCTGGCACCGACCCTGCGCGAGAAGCACCTTGGTCGACTGGAGGTTCGCGAGACCTTCAACGTCTCCAAGGTGGGTACCATCGCCGGTTGTATGGTTATTGACGGCAAAATTCATCGTAATGCGCAGGTTCGCCTGGTTCGCGACAGCATTGTTGTTTGGGAGGGTGCGTTGAACTCTCTGAAACGTTTTAAAGATGATGTCAAAGAAGTGGCGACAGGTTACGAGTGCGGTATCGGTCTGGAGAAATACAACGATATCAAAGTCGGTGACATCATCGAAGCTTACGAAATGGAAGAAACAAAAACCGAACTGTAA
- the rbfA gene encoding 30S ribosome-binding factor RbfA: MATQRIYRVAEQIQKEISEIMLRGLRDPRVGFVTITSVDVSSDLRHAKIFFTVMGEEADAEKTQQGLDSAVPFLRRELGKRMKLRHVPELVFKYDTSIAYGSHIEALLKEAGITHDDDE, encoded by the coding sequence GTGGCAACTCAACGGATATATCGGGTCGCAGAACAGATCCAAAAAGAAATTTCAGAGATTATGCTGCGGGGCTTGCGCGATCCGCGGGTGGGCTTTGTCACCATTACCTCGGTGGATGTCTCCAGCGATCTGCGGCATGCCAAAATCTTCTTTACCGTCATGGGAGAAGAGGCGGATGCGGAGAAAACCCAACAGGGGCTTGATAGCGCCGTACCGTTTTTACGTCGGGAACTGGGCAAACGCATGAAACTGCGCCATGTCCCCGAGCTGGTTTTTAAATACGATACGTCGATTGCCTACGGCAGTCATATTGAAGCACTTCTCAAAGAAGCCGGGATAACTCATGATGACGACGAATGA
- a CDS encoding bifunctional oligoribonuclease/PAP phosphatase NrnA, whose translation MMTTNDPLQATVDALTSAQRFLIAAHEGPDGDAMSSTLALTTALREMGKDVVAYNVDGVPDKFQFLPGAQTVVSEVAPSDRFDVIVILDAGELRRARLNAREMCTTLINIDHHPFSEDFGDIYLVDDKCSATAAMLYRVLMATSNYTISGEVALCIYTGILSDTGSFRYSSADPEAFAVAGEMVALGVDPWMVAGGLYESQEVERLQLLGMSLNTLRVSNCGQYAAMTVTQQMLNQLGVGPELADSFVNYPRSIHGVEVALFFRELGENSYKLGMRSKGTVDVGALARELGGGGHHNAAGAVLQGTLDDVHTQVFERLGAISAAQ comes from the coding sequence ATGATGACGACGAATGATCCGTTGCAGGCGACTGTTGATGCGTTGACGTCAGCACAGCGCTTTCTGATTGCCGCCCATGAAGGCCCTGATGGTGACGCCATGTCCTCCACCCTGGCCCTGACGACGGCTCTGCGAGAGATGGGCAAAGACGTTGTTGCCTACAATGTCGATGGCGTGCCGGACAAATTCCAGTTTCTTCCCGGTGCACAGACGGTGGTCAGTGAGGTTGCCCCGTCGGATCGTTTTGACGTGATTGTGATTCTTGATGCCGGGGAATTACGCCGGGCACGTTTGAACGCCCGTGAGATGTGTACCACCCTGATCAATATTGATCATCATCCGTTTTCAGAAGATTTTGGTGATATTTACCTGGTCGATGACAAGTGCAGTGCCACGGCCGCCATGCTCTACCGGGTTCTCATGGCAACGAGTAACTACACCATCAGTGGTGAAGTCGCCTTATGTATTTATACCGGGATTTTATCCGATACCGGATCGTTCCGTTATTCCAGTGCCGATCCCGAGGCGTTTGCCGTTGCCGGAGAGATGGTGGCGCTGGGCGTTGATCCGTGGATGGTCGCCGGTGGGCTGTACGAAAGTCAGGAAGTAGAGCGTCTGCAGCTGCTTGGGATGTCCTTGAACACGTTACGTGTTTCCAACTGCGGACAGTATGCCGCGATGACCGTGACGCAGCAGATGTTGAATCAGCTGGGGGTCGGGCCGGAACTGGCTGACAGCTTCGTCAATTATCCGCGTTCGATTCATGGCGTTGAAGTGGCCTTGTTTTTCCGCGAATTGGGCGAAAACAGCTATAAGCTCGGTATGCGTTCCAAAGGCACAGTTGATGTCGGTGCCTTGGCGCGTGAGTTGGGTGGCGGTGGCCACCATAATGCGGCCGGCGCCGTGTTACAGGGCACCCTTGATGACGTGCACACGCAGGTCTTTGAGCGGCTCGGAGCGATCAGCGCGGCTCAATGA
- the truB gene encoding tRNA pseudouridine(55) synthase TruB, whose translation MNGLLVIDKPQGMSSHAVVQRVRRACKVRRVGHAGTLDPLATGVLLVGIGQCTRLIEYLMAQNKTYRATMKLGLVTDSQDITGEIQKRHDASAVTRQQIEDVCRRFVGQIEQIPPMFSALKKDGVPLYRLARKGVEIERQKRSITIESLIVEAVDDDEVTICVDCSKGTYIRTLCHDIGHELGCGACMTALRRTRSGAFDEAMAITVDQLMAGEFELLPALDALSGMLQVQLAEDGLSRLRDGIPPRHGDVVNAPAMDALQTICLMHDSALMAIAQYDPEHELDERGDYKLLKVFPQGV comes from the coding sequence ATGAACGGACTGCTGGTGATTGATAAACCGCAGGGGATGTCCTCTCATGCGGTGGTGCAACGGGTGCGTCGTGCGTGTAAAGTCCGCCGGGTTGGTCATGCCGGGACCCTCGACCCTCTGGCAACGGGGGTGCTCTTGGTCGGCATCGGCCAATGTACCCGCCTGATCGAATACCTGATGGCACAAAACAAGACCTATCGGGCAACCATGAAACTCGGTCTGGTCACGGATTCGCAGGATATTACCGGCGAGATTCAGAAACGTCACGATGCTTCAGCTGTCACGCGGCAGCAGATCGAAGATGTGTGCCGTCGTTTTGTCGGACAGATCGAGCAGATTCCGCCGATGTTTTCCGCCTTGAAAAAAGATGGTGTTCCGCTCTATCGGTTGGCCCGCAAAGGGGTGGAGATCGAGCGGCAAAAACGCTCGATTACCATTGAGTCGCTGATTGTTGAGGCGGTTGACGATGACGAAGTGACGATCTGTGTGGACTGCAGCAAGGGCACGTACATTCGCACGCTGTGTCATGATATTGGGCATGAGCTTGGCTGTGGGGCCTGCATGACAGCGCTGCGTCGCACCCGCAGTGGGGCTTTTGATGAAGCCATGGCGATTACCGTCGACCAGTTGATGGCGGGGGAGTTTGAACTGCTGCCTGCCCTTGATGCCCTTTCCGGCATGCTTCAGGTGCAACTTGCCGAGGATGGGCTGTCACGGTTGCGCGATGGTATTCCGCCACGGCACGGTGATGTTGTGAATGCTCCTGCGATGGATGCGTTGCAGACCATCTGTTTGATGCATGACAGCGCCTTGATGGCCATTGCTCAATATGACCCGGAGCATGAACTGGATGAGCGTGGTGACTATAAATTATTGAAAGTATTTCCGCAGGGTGTTTAG
- the rpsO gene encoding 30S ribosomal protein S15 encodes MALVLATEKKQEIIKEFQAQEGDTGSPEVQIALLSERITYLTEHFRTHKKDHHSRRGLLKIVGKRRRLLDYLKKNDIERYRSIISRLGIRR; translated from the coding sequence ATGGCACTAGTGTTGGCCACAGAGAAAAAGCAGGAAATTATTAAGGAATTTCAAGCCCAAGAGGGTGATACCGGGTCTCCGGAAGTACAGATTGCTCTGCTCAGCGAGCGGATTACTTATCTGACGGAACATTTCCGTACCCATAAGAAAGATCATCATTCCCGTCGCGGTTTGTTGAAAATTGTCGGCAAGCGTCGTCGTTTGCTCGACTACCTGAAGAAAAACGACATTGAGCGTTATCGCAGCATTATTTCCCGCCTGGGAATTCGTCGTTAG
- the pnp gene encoding polyribonucleotide nucleotidyltransferase, translating to MAYQKVEIEFNGQPLTIETGKMARQADGATIVTYGETKILCTVVSAKTMREGQDFFPLTVNYQEKFYASGKIPGSFFRRERGSTERETLICRLIDRPMRPLFPKGYLYETQIIPTVISADCVNDPDTLSILAASASVSVSDIPFGGPIAGVRVGRVDGAFIANPTLEQQEQSDIEIVVAGSKDAIMMVEGEADLISEDEMLEAVFFGHQAIQPLIEMQTKLAELVGVEKREFNVPETDAALEEKIVSMAQSRVEEAVTIRAKQERYAALKEIRAEIKEQLAEEFEGRSDEIDAIMGSIEKRVVRQSVTKDQIRIDGRKMNEIRPISCEVGVLPRAHGSALFTRGETQALVSTTLGTASDEQRMDNIQGMEFKKFMLHYNFPPFCVGETSMRLFPGRREIGHGMLAERSASKIMPEFDDFPYTVRIVSEILESNGSSSMASVCGASMALMDAGVPAKDAVAGIAMGLIKEGDDIAILSDILGDEDHLGDMDFKVTGTKEGVAALQMDIKIDGVTRDIMQRALAQAKEGRLHILGEMAKAISAPREEMSPYAPRITTVFVKPDQVRTVIGSGGKTVRGIIEATGCGIDIEDDGRINISSSNGEAAKAAAKMIKELTQSPEVGKLYNGTVKKIMDFGAFVEIFSGTDGLVHVSELAKERVNKVTDILNEGDKVLVKCIGVDRQGKIKLSRKEALGQELPEED from the coding sequence ATGGCTTATCAAAAAGTAGAAATTGAATTCAATGGTCAACCGTTGACCATTGAAACCGGAAAAATGGCGCGTCAGGCCGATGGCGCCACCATCGTCACTTATGGTGAAACAAAGATTCTGTGTACCGTGGTTTCCGCCAAAACCATGCGTGAAGGCCAGGATTTCTTTCCGTTGACGGTGAATTATCAGGAAAAGTTCTATGCCAGTGGTAAAATCCCCGGTTCCTTTTTCCGTCGTGAGCGCGGTTCTACAGAGCGTGAAACCCTGATCTGCCGTTTGATTGACCGTCCGATGCGTCCGCTGTTTCCCAAAGGGTATCTGTACGAAACGCAAATTATTCCGACGGTTATTTCAGCGGACTGCGTCAATGATCCCGATACGTTGTCGATTCTGGCCGCTTCCGCCAGTGTGTCTGTTTCCGACATCCCGTTTGGTGGTCCGATTGCCGGTGTGCGTGTCGGTCGTGTCGATGGTGCGTTCATTGCCAATCCGACCTTGGAGCAGCAGGAGCAAAGTGACATTGAAATCGTTGTCGCCGGTTCCAAAGATGCCATCATGATGGTCGAGGGTGAAGCGGACCTGATCAGCGAAGATGAGATGCTCGAAGCGGTGTTCTTTGGTCATCAGGCCATTCAGCCGTTGATCGAAATGCAAACCAAACTGGCGGAACTGGTTGGTGTTGAAAAGCGTGAATTCAACGTTCCTGAGACCGATGCGGCCCTGGAAGAAAAAATCGTTTCCATGGCACAAAGTCGTGTTGAAGAAGCCGTGACCATTCGGGCCAAGCAAGAACGTTATGCCGCTCTTAAAGAAATCCGTGCGGAGATCAAAGAGCAACTGGCCGAAGAGTTCGAAGGCCGCAGCGATGAAATTGATGCCATCATGGGCAGCATTGAGAAACGTGTTGTCCGTCAGAGCGTCACCAAAGACCAGATCCGTATTGATGGTCGCAAGATGAACGAAATCCGTCCGATCAGCTGCGAAGTTGGTGTTCTGCCGCGTGCTCATGGTAGCGCACTGTTTACCCGCGGTGAAACCCAGGCTCTGGTTAGCACCACTCTGGGGACGGCCAGCGATGAGCAACGGATGGACAACATCCAGGGGATGGAATTCAAGAAGTTCATGCTGCACTACAACTTCCCTCCGTTCTGTGTTGGTGAAACCAGCATGCGTCTGTTCCCCGGCCGTCGTGAGATTGGCCACGGCATGTTGGCCGAGCGTTCAGCCAGTAAGATCATGCCGGAATTTGATGATTTTCCGTACACCGTGCGCATTGTTTCGGAAATCCTCGAATCAAACGGTTCCTCCTCCATGGCGTCGGTTTGTGGCGCGTCCATGGCATTGATGGATGCAGGTGTGCCCGCTAAGGATGCGGTTGCCGGTATTGCCATGGGTCTGATCAAGGAAGGCGATGATATCGCTATCCTGTCTGACATCCTCGGTGATGAAGACCACTTGGGTGACATGGACTTCAAGGTTACCGGAACCAAAGAAGGGGTTGCTGCTCTGCAGATGGATATCAAGATCGACGGTGTGACCCGCGATATTATGCAACGTGCTCTGGCTCAAGCCAAAGAGGGTCGTTTGCATATTCTTGGTGAGATGGCCAAGGCGATCTCGGCTCCGCGTGAAGAGATGTCTCCTTATGCGCCCCGCATTACCACGGTCTTTGTCAAGCCTGATCAGGTGCGCACAGTGATCGGCTCCGGCGGTAAAACCGTCCGCGGCATCATTGAAGCAACCGGTTGCGGTATTGATATTGAAGACGATGGCCGCATCAACATCTCTTCGAGCAATGGCGAGGCAGCCAAAGCGGCTGCGAAGATGATCAAGGAACTGACCCAGAGTCCTGAAGTCGGCAAACTGTACAACGGTACGGTTAAGAAGATTATGGATTTCGGTGCGTTTGTGGAGATCTTCTCCGGCACGGATGGTCTGGTCCATGTCAGTGAGTTGGCTAAAGAGCGTGTCAACAAGGTCACGGACATCCTCAATGAAGGCGACAAGGTGCTGGTCAAGTGTATCGGTGTAGACCGTCAGGGAAAAATCAAGCTGTCTCGCAAAGAGGCTCTTGGTCAGGAGTTGCCTGAAGAGGATTAA
- a CDS encoding pitrilysin family protein: protein MVEKTILPNGIRVLTEHIPQAHSVSIGIWVVNGSRHESLEQAGISHFVEHMLFKGSANCSTLDISKKVDALGGPLNGFTGREYSCLHLRTLPEKLSLAINLMAELLLKTCYDPDEVEKERRVILQEIERLNASADEKIHDLFSQTFWPGSALGRPVLGTAESVQRISRDDLIHFTRERYINSSLIISIAGNVGHGQVLEHVITAFAPVSALCPLTEQAEPLPVKAVCLEPSGGTQAHICLGTEALSQSHPNRFAGMLLNAVLGGGMSSRLFQALREENGLVYTTYSYLNSHSDSGAMVSYAATSTSQVSEVVGLILEQLDQLRHHAVSAEELDAVRERLQDRLKMSLDSTYSRMERMALSEIYQGEYVSVRSVMRELAKVTPDNLCKLAHYLISDDSLCLCVIGDVDDQAEKLQNISF from the coding sequence ATGGTTGAAAAGACAATATTGCCTAATGGCATTCGCGTGCTTACGGAACACATTCCTCAGGCACATTCTGTCAGTATTGGTATCTGGGTGGTGAACGGCTCTCGTCATGAAAGTCTTGAACAGGCAGGCATCTCCCATTTTGTCGAACATATGTTGTTTAAAGGATCGGCAAACTGTTCAACGTTGGATATCTCAAAAAAAGTCGATGCGCTGGGCGGCCCCCTCAATGGTTTTACCGGGCGGGAATACAGCTGTCTCCACTTGAGAACTCTGCCGGAAAAATTGTCTCTGGCCATTAACCTGATGGCGGAACTGTTGTTGAAGACCTGTTATGATCCGGATGAAGTGGAGAAGGAACGACGGGTCATTCTCCAGGAAATTGAACGGCTCAACGCCTCTGCGGATGAAAAAATCCATGATCTGTTTTCCCAGACCTTCTGGCCGGGCAGTGCGCTAGGGCGCCCGGTTTTGGGTACCGCTGAGTCTGTTCAGCGCATCAGTCGTGATGATCTGATCCATTTTACCCGCGAACGTTACATCAATTCCAGCCTGATCATCAGTATTGCCGGTAATGTTGGTCATGGTCAGGTGCTTGAGCACGTGATTACGGCTTTTGCTCCGGTTTCAGCGTTGTGCCCGTTGACGGAACAGGCTGAGCCGTTGCCCGTTAAAGCGGTGTGCCTTGAACCTTCAGGCGGCACTCAAGCCCATATCTGTCTGGGAACGGAAGCTCTCTCTCAATCACATCCGAATCGCTTTGCCGGTATGCTGTTGAATGCTGTTTTGGGGGGAGGAATGAGCTCACGATTGTTCCAGGCCCTTCGCGAGGAAAATGGTCTTGTCTACACCACCTATAGTTATCTTAATTCCCATTCTGATTCAGGTGCGATGGTTTCTTATGCGGCGACGTCGACATCACAGGTCAGCGAGGTCGTGGGCTTGATCCTCGAGCAACTTGATCAATTACGCCATCATGCGGTTTCCGCTGAGGAGTTGGACGCTGTGCGTGAACGGCTGCAGGATCGTCTGAAAATGTCTCTGGACAGTACCTACAGCCGTATGGAGCGGATGGCCTTGAGCGAAATTTATCAGGGCGAGTATGTTTCGGTTCGCAGTGTCATGCGTGAATTGGCTAAAGTCACTCCGGATAATTTGTGTAAACTGGCACATTACCTGATAAGTGATGATTCTTTATGTCTGTGCGTCATCGGCGATGTTGACGATCAGGCGGAAAAATTGCAGAATATCAGTTTTTAA
- the dut gene encoding dUTP diphosphatase, with protein MSEPVCVQFKKLDPRAKIPQYMTAHAAGLDLCAVLDEPLRLIPGQRVLVSTGLAMALPVGFEGQVRPRSGLAWRDGVTLVNTPGTIDADYRGEVKIILINHGTEEVTIEHEERIAQLIIAPVVQARLSEVETLDETDRAHGGFGHTGRG; from the coding sequence ATGTCAGAGCCGGTGTGTGTGCAATTCAAAAAGCTCGATCCCCGGGCCAAAATTCCCCAATATATGACAGCTCATGCTGCCGGACTTGATTTGTGTGCGGTGCTTGATGAGCCCCTGCGTTTGATTCCGGGGCAAAGAGTGCTCGTTTCAACCGGTCTGGCCATGGCCCTTCCTGTTGGGTTTGAAGGGCAGGTGCGTCCCCGTTCAGGTCTGGCCTGGCGGGATGGGGTGACCTTGGTCAATACACCGGGAACCATTGATGCTGATTATCGCGGTGAAGTAAAAATCATTCTCATCAATCATGGCACTGAGGAGGTGACGATTGAGCATGAGGAGCGGATTGCTCAATTGATCATTGCCCCGGTGGTTCAGGCCCGTTTAAGTGAAGTTGAGACATTGGATGAGACGGACCGGGCTCACGGTGGTTTCGGTCATACGGGAAGAGGTTAA
- a CDS encoding DUF493 domain-containing protein yields the protein MFVLNSQSDETLQEYPCDYMFKAFGPSAPEHRFAEKVHSTVNQVLPVALDAVKQRPSRKGAYMCVSVLTYLHNEQQRQEIYRLLQNLDGLKYLL from the coding sequence ATGTTTGTATTGAACAGTCAGAGTGACGAAACGTTGCAGGAATATCCCTGTGATTACATGTTTAAGGCTTTTGGCCCCAGTGCTCCTGAGCATCGGTTTGCCGAAAAGGTCCACAGTACCGTCAACCAGGTTTTGCCTGTGGCTCTGGATGCTGTAAAACAACGTCCGAGCCGTAAAGGAGCCTATATGTGTGTATCGGTTTTGACCTATCTGCACAATGAACAGCAACGCCAGGAGATTTATCGCCTGCTGCAGAATCTTGACGGGTTGAAATATCTGTTATGA
- a CDS encoding L-threonylcarbamoyladenylate synthase — translation MMLSINPENPQQRYIDQVVDCLKKDGVIAYPTDTIYGVGCDIFNKKGIKKIYQLKRRDAKKPFSFICSDLSEIATYAHVSNMAFKIMKRHLPGPYTFVLDASRVVPDLVMTKQRTVGIRMPDNAITLEIVRQLGHPLVTTSANISGDETYQDPSLIHDDWGNHLDMVVDGGLLYGEPSTVISLRNDQIEVLRQGCGATDWIHQL, via the coding sequence ATGATGCTGTCCATTAATCCAGAGAACCCCCAACAACGTTATATTGATCAGGTGGTTGACTGTCTGAAAAAAGACGGGGTCATTGCTTACCCGACGGACACAATTTACGGAGTCGGCTGCGACATCTTTAACAAAAAAGGCATCAAGAAAATTTATCAGCTCAAACGCCGTGATGCCAAAAAACCGTTTTCATTTATCTGTTCCGACCTGTCGGAGATCGCCACGTATGCTCATGTCAGTAATATGGCGTTTAAAATCATGAAGCGTCATCTTCCCGGACCCTATACATTTGTCCTCGATGCCTCCCGTGTCGTGCCGGATCTGGTCATGACCAAGCAGCGCACTGTCGGTATCCGCATGCCGGACAATGCCATCACCCTGGAGATCGTTCGTCAGCTTGGACATCCGCTGGTCACTACCAGCGCCAATATTTCAGGAGATGAGACCTATCAGGACCCCAGTCTGATTCACGATGACTGGGGAAATCATCTGGATATGGTCGTCGATGGTGGTCTGCTTTATGGCGAGCCGTCAACGGTGATCAGTTTACGCAATGATCAGATCGAGGTGCTGCGCCAAGGCTGTGGTGCCACGGATTGGATCCATCAACTGTAA